A stretch of the Pseudorasbora parva isolate DD20220531a chromosome 13, ASM2467924v1, whole genome shotgun sequence genome encodes the following:
- the chmp4bb gene encoding charged multivesicular body protein 4c, translated as MSVFGKLFGGGGKGGKGPNPQEAIQKLRETEEMLTKKQEYLEQKIDAELLTAKKNGTKNKRAALQALKRKKRYEKQLAQIDGTLSTIEFQREALENANTNTEVLKNMGFAAKAMKTAHENMDLDKVDDLMQDITDQQELAQEISDAISRPVGFGEDFDEDELLAELEELEQEELDKNLLEISGTEDVSLPSVPSNPLPKKTAVAHKKREEEDEDDMEELKAWAM; from the exons ATGTCCGTTTTCGGCAAATTGTTTGGCGGTGGGGGGAAAGGCGGCAAAGGCCCAAATCCACAAGAAGCAATCCAGAAACTCCGTGAGACAGAAGAAATGTTAACCAAAAAACAAGAGTACTTGGAGCAAAAGATTGACGCGGAACTATTAACAGCAAAGAAAAACGGCACGAAAAACAAACGAG CTGCTTTACAGGCCCTGAAAAGAAAGAAGCGATATGAAAAGCAACTTGCTCAGATTGATGGAACTCTCTCTACTATTGAGTTCCAGCGAGAAGCATTAGAGAATGCCAATACAAACACAGAAGTGCTTAAAAACATGGGTTTTGCAGCCAAGGCCATGAAGACAGCCCATGAAAATAT GGATCTAGACAAAGTGGATGACCTCATGCAAGACATCACAGACCAACAGGAGTTGGCACAGGAGATTTCTGATGCCATTTCAAGACCTGTAGGTTTTGGAGAAGACTTTGATGag GATGAACTCTTGGCTGAATTGGAGGAGTTGGAACAAGAGGAACTGGACAAGAACTTGCTGGAAATTAGTGGCACGGAGGATGTATCACTGCCCAGTGTGCCTTCAAATCCATTACCCAAAAAAACAGCTGTCG CCCACAAAAAGAGagaagaggaggatgaggatgaCATGGAAGAACTGAAGGCATGGGCCATGTGA
- the LOC137038079 gene encoding eukaryotic translation initiation factor 2 subunit 2-like: MSEDEILFDPTTTKKKKKKKKPFMLDEDVDGFGEEAQQIEQREVEPEAGEEREMDPEDDDVKTREPSDDLDDLNFVNQKKKKKKPKKVFENDVDEGMKELKIEGDQQEIMEEDDLDLLLPAKKKKAKKVEFVEERDTLEKDDVIEDDKSTEGITFSSQSGPAWAGSERDYSYDELLSRVFNIMREKNPDMVAGEKRKFVMKPPQVVRVGTKKTSFVNFTDICKLLHRQPKHLLAFLLAELGTSGSIDGNNQLVIKGRFQQKQIENVLRRYIKEYVTCHTCRSPDTILQKDTRLYFLQCETCHSRCSVASIKTGFQAVTGKRAQLRAKAN, encoded by the exons ATGTCAGAAGACGAG ATTTTATTCGACCCCACCAcaacaaagaagaaaaagaagaagaagaagcccTTCATGCTCGACGAAGATGTAGATGGATTTGGAGAGGAGGCCCAGCAGATTGAACAGAGAGAAGTTGAACCTGAAGCAGGAGAGGAGCGAGAAATGGACCCTGAAGATGATGACGTCAAGACAAGGG AACCTTCGGATGATTTAGATGATCTGAACTTCGTTAatcagaaaaagaagaaaaagaaaccaAAGAAGGTGTTTGAAAACGATGTTGATGAAGGCATGAAG GAGCTGAAAATTGAAGGAGACCAGCAGGAAATAATGGAGGAAGATGATTTGGACTTGTTGCTTCCagctaaaaaaaagaaagcaaaaaaaGTGGAATTTGTCGAGGAAAGAGACACTCTGGAAAAAGATGATG TCATTGAGGATGATAAAAGCACAGAAGGGATCACATTCAGTTCACAATCGGGCCCAGCATGGGCAGGTTCAGAGAGAGATTACAGTTATGATGAG TTGTTGAGCCGGGTGTTTAACATCATGAGGGAGAAAAACCCTGATATGGTTGCAGGGGAAAAGAGGAAGTTTGTGATGAAGCCACCTCAGGTGGTCCGAGTTGGGACCAAGAAAACATCTTTTGTAAACTTCACTGACATCTGCAAACT GTTGCATCGACAGCCCAAACATCTTTTGGCATTCCTTTTAGCTGAGTTAGGAACGAG TGGCTCCATAGATGGAAATAACCAGCTTGTAATCAAAGGACGCTTTCAACAGAAACAAATAGAGAATGTCCTGAGAAGATATATAA AGGAATATGTGACTTGTCATACCTGCCGCTCACCGGATACAATTCTGCAGAAGGACACACGTCTCTACTTCCTGCAGTGTGAAACCTGTCACTCGCGTTGCTCTGTAGCCAGTATCAAAACTGGCTTCCAGGCTGTCACCGGCAAAAGAGCCCAGCTTCGAGCCAAAGCCAACTAA